In Maridesulfovibrio sp., a single genomic region encodes these proteins:
- a CDS encoding FapA family protein yields the protein MPCLRHYFDPDFDHLNLKPIENVDGSVDYYNMGYVQSVITGQVLAQWTPENEDRSCPADYRRFPVKKFPKGPNTKVNPDNPDQLIATRNGYVFYNEKGLITVKELLNVRGDVSLSTGNIFFVGDLVVHGSIKSGLDVKANNINVKGVIEQANVHAAGFLKCNGGIKGNSKGHVESRETLRTAFCENVTLVSGGNIIIDKNCIHTKIYCEGKFAVKGRFAGGKCYSGQYVYVGEQLGGGLSTQAQIIVGYNPLLLLQIDKISAQISILMADVEDVQKSMSNGIYTTDDFTRKIEKNEMKIRFLKGKKKQLWNRIRQTENLENCRIMVGGRIKPGVEISIGPAYMQVDQPLENVFFYYKDNEIKVGSPALKK from the coding sequence ATGCCCTGCCTGAGACATTATTTTGATCCAGACTTCGACCACCTCAACCTCAAGCCTATAGAAAATGTCGACGGCAGCGTAGACTACTACAATATGGGCTACGTCCAGAGTGTTATCACCGGTCAGGTTCTGGCTCAATGGACACCTGAAAACGAAGACCGCTCCTGTCCAGCCGATTACCGCAGATTTCCAGTAAAAAAATTTCCGAAAGGCCCGAACACAAAGGTTAACCCGGACAATCCCGACCAGCTCATCGCCACCAGAAACGGCTATGTTTTCTACAACGAAAAAGGTCTTATCACGGTCAAGGAACTCCTGAATGTAAGAGGGGATGTAAGTCTTTCCACTGGAAACATATTCTTTGTAGGCGACCTTGTAGTACACGGCTCCATAAAATCCGGGCTTGACGTAAAAGCCAACAATATAAACGTCAAGGGCGTAATAGAGCAGGCCAACGTGCACGCCGCAGGCTTCCTGAAGTGCAATGGCGGAATCAAGGGAAACAGCAAGGGCCATGTCGAATCGAGGGAAACACTGCGGACGGCCTTCTGCGAAAATGTCACACTTGTAAGTGGTGGAAATATTATCATTGATAAAAACTGCATACACACTAAAATATATTGTGAAGGCAAATTTGCAGTAAAAGGTAGATTTGCCGGGGGCAAATGTTATAGTGGACAATATGTCTATGTAGGGGAACAGCTTGGCGGAGGACTCAGTACACAGGCTCAGATCATCGTAGGCTATAACCCTCTGCTTCTGTTGCAGATAGACAAAATTTCAGCCCAGATATCCATCCTCATGGCCGATGTTGAAGACGTGCAGAAGTCCATGAGTAACGGTATCTACACAACTGACGACTTTACGCGAAAGATTGAGAAGAACGAGATGAAAATCAGATTTCTCAAAGGCAAGAAGAAGCAGTTGTGGAACAGGATACGGCAGACGGAAAACCTTGAAAACTGTCGCATCATGGTTGGGGGAAGGATAAAACCGGGGGTGGAAATAAGCATCGGTCCGGCTTACATGCAGGTCGATCAACCTCTGGAAAACGTATTCTTTTACTATAAAGACAATGAAATCAAAGTGGGGTCACCCGCTTTAAAAAAATAA
- a CDS encoding STAS domain-containing protein produces MAEERIMVTDGTLTLKCGREITIETIYDFKEQVELKSESPEVTTVIADLSEARFLDSSGIGFLVSLNSRLKSNNKNMYLLNPSEQICKTLELVRLISFFSVIEDEREIP; encoded by the coding sequence ATGGCAGAGGAAAGAATAATGGTAACTGACGGCACCCTTACTCTGAAATGCGGTCGGGAAATAACAATTGAAACAATATATGATTTCAAGGAGCAGGTTGAACTCAAGAGCGAAAGCCCTGAGGTAACGACAGTCATTGCCGATCTTTCAGAAGCCAGATTTCTGGACAGCTCCGGCATAGGCTTTCTTGTTTCCCTGAACTCCCGGCTTAAAAGCAACAACAAGAATATGTACCTGCTCAATCCCAGCGAACAGATATGCAAGACACTGGAACTGGTGCGGCTGATCTCATTTTTTTCCGTGATTGAAGATGAACGGGAAATTCCATAA
- a CDS encoding sodium:alanine symporter family protein, producing the protein MEFMTLLDGLVGKVGAFAWGPPMLVLLVGTGIWLTFALRGLQFRKLLYALYLALIKRKEETDEPGDITHFQALMTALSATVGTGNIAGVATAIAVGGPGALFWMWITGLFGMATKYAEAVLAVKYRVVDENGEMSGGPMYYISQGLKMPWLGTVFAICASVAAFGIGNMVQSNSVADAIEATYHISPFVTGIVLMICTAAVILGGIKKIGQVTGLFVPVMILFYMGGAAYIILERIADVPAAFALIVEQAFSPTAAVGGFAGASIMLCIRMGVARGVFSNESGLGSAPIAAAAAQTKSPVTQALVSMTQTFIDTLVVCTMTGLVLILTGVWSGGATGAELTTIGFSRGFSGGEHVVTIGLVLFAYSTILGWSYYGEKSIEYLLGIKAVLPYRILFICFVGIGAVAKLSLVWNISDTLNGLMAIPNLIGLLLLTPVVVSETRKYFAADKSGQQTAEMGNSMVSETSD; encoded by the coding sequence ATGGAATTTATGACTTTACTGGATGGATTGGTGGGAAAAGTCGGGGCCTTCGCATGGGGACCTCCGATGCTTGTGCTGCTTGTCGGTACCGGCATATGGCTCACCTTCGCACTACGAGGTCTACAATTCAGAAAGCTGTTATACGCACTCTACCTTGCCTTGATCAAACGCAAGGAAGAAACCGATGAACCTGGTGATATCACTCACTTCCAGGCCTTGATGACGGCCCTTTCGGCAACAGTTGGAACCGGTAACATCGCCGGTGTGGCCACTGCAATAGCCGTTGGCGGTCCCGGAGCTCTGTTCTGGATGTGGATAACCGGACTGTTCGGCATGGCAACAAAATACGCCGAAGCTGTCCTGGCTGTTAAATACCGTGTTGTCGATGAAAACGGTGAAATGAGCGGTGGTCCCATGTACTACATCTCACAGGGCCTCAAAATGCCCTGGCTCGGAACCGTATTCGCCATCTGTGCCTCCGTGGCCGCATTTGGAATAGGTAACATGGTCCAGTCAAACTCGGTTGCCGATGCAATTGAAGCAACATATCATATATCCCCTTTCGTGACAGGAATTGTCCTGATGATCTGCACCGCTGCCGTAATACTCGGCGGAATCAAAAAAATAGGTCAGGTAACAGGATTATTCGTTCCGGTAATGATCTTATTCTATATGGGTGGGGCCGCTTACATAATACTTGAACGCATTGCCGATGTTCCGGCTGCTTTCGCACTTATTGTGGAACAGGCTTTCAGCCCCACGGCTGCTGTCGGCGGATTTGCCGGTGCATCTATTATGCTCTGCATCCGGATGGGAGTAGCCAGAGGCGTATTCTCAAACGAATCCGGCCTGGGAAGCGCACCTATCGCAGCTGCAGCCGCACAGACCAAAAGCCCGGTTACTCAGGCTTTGGTGTCCATGACCCAGACCTTCATCGACACACTGGTTGTCTGTACCATGACCGGACTCGTCCTGATCCTCACCGGGGTATGGTCCGGTGGAGCAACCGGCGCGGAATTGACCACAATAGGTTTCTCCAGAGGATTCAGCGGCGGAGAGCATGTCGTAACTATCGGGCTGGTTCTCTTTGCCTACTCAACAATACTCGGCTGGAGCTACTACGGAGAGAAGTCGATTGAGTACCTCCTCGGTATCAAGGCCGTGCTGCCATATCGCATTCTATTCATCTGTTTTGTAGGGATCGGTGCGGTGGCAAAGCTCAGTCTTGTCTGGAACATCTCGGATACATTAAACGGTCTGATGGCAATCCCCAACCTCATAGGATTGCTGCTGCTGACTCCTGTAGTAGTTTCTGAAACCCGCAAGTACTTTGCGGCCGACAAATCCGGCCAGCAAACTGCAGAAATGGGCAACTCAATGGTTTCTGAGACCTCAGACTAA
- the dtd gene encoding D-aminoacyl-tRNA deacylase: MRLVIQRTSRARVDVAGSTVGEIGPGIMVLVGFGGDDDENLPDSKVWNTLIDKMIGLRIFEDEEGRMNRSLADISGDMLLVSQFTLYASCKKGRRPSFTEAAQPDLARRLFDLFAAQAASKAPGKVATGEFGAMMNVDFVNWGPVTIILDSKDFS; this comes from the coding sequence ATGCGGCTTGTCATACAGCGTACCAGCCGGGCCCGCGTAGATGTCGCAGGCTCTACAGTCGGCGAGATCGGTCCGGGGATAATGGTTCTGGTCGGATTCGGGGGCGATGATGACGAGAATCTTCCCGACTCCAAGGTATGGAACACTCTCATAGATAAAATGATCGGCCTGCGCATTTTTGAAGACGAGGAAGGGCGCATGAACAGGTCGCTTGCGGATATTTCCGGCGACATGCTGCTGGTTTCCCAGTTCACCCTTTACGCTTCATGCAAAAAAGGACGCCGTCCCTCCTTTACGGAAGCAGCGCAACCGGATCTTGCCCGCCGGCTTTTCGATCTTTTCGCCGCTCAGGCGGCATCCAAAGCGCCTGGGAAAGTCGCCACCGGAGAATTCGGAGCCATGATGAATGTGGATTTCGTAAACTGGGGACCGGTGACAATCATACTGGATTCAAAAGATTTTTCCTGA
- a CDS encoding ATP-binding protein has translation MHNFVLAAVPTPEESREVARKAIHILKQYIADEDLLHDIDLVLTEGCSNVARHAYETDAPCNRLELAVTVVPGEHVIFEISDWGKGICAKTIDFTMPAPEAVGGRGMFIMSELMDSFELIQEDGKNTIKLTRRIKEEQWQRKE, from the coding sequence ATGCATAATTTCGTGCTGGCAGCAGTTCCCACCCCGGAGGAAAGCAGGGAGGTTGCGCGCAAGGCCATCCACATTCTCAAACAATACATAGCGGATGAAGACCTGCTTCACGACATAGATCTGGTGCTGACCGAGGGATGCTCCAATGTCGCGCGCCACGCCTATGAAACGGATGCCCCCTGTAACAGGCTGGAACTGGCTGTTACAGTCGTTCCTGGAGAACACGTCATTTTCGAGATTTCAGATTGGGGAAAAGGCATCTGCGCCAAAACGATAGATTTCACCATGCCTGCGCCGGAAGCGGTTGGAGGGCGCGGCATGTTCATAATGTCCGAACTGATGGACTCGTTTGAACTGATCCAGGAAGATGGCAAAAACACAATCAAGCTGACCCGCAGAATAAAGGAAGAACAATGGCAGAGGAAAGAATAA
- a CDS encoding PaaI family thioesterase: protein MADYKEYLSRLMAGEPVDNPFLDFMGIKAEEVGEGYARFSMEIRPEFLQGAGNIQGGLSIAFSSETAAHAAMTTLSPGENVTTIELKNNFLSMASKGKLTAEATVFKRGRTLIIVDCIVRNDQGKPVSRSSATLMVIAPPA, encoded by the coding sequence ATGGCAGACTATAAAGAATATCTTAGCAGGCTTATGGCCGGAGAGCCGGTCGACAATCCGTTTCTCGATTTCATGGGAATTAAGGCAGAAGAAGTAGGTGAAGGCTATGCCAGATTCAGTATGGAAATAAGACCTGAATTCCTTCAGGGAGCCGGTAATATCCAGGGTGGGCTCTCCATAGCATTTTCCAGTGAAACTGCAGCACATGCAGCAATGACCACTCTCTCACCCGGCGAAAATGTCACTACCATTGAACTTAAAAACAACTTTCTGTCCATGGCGTCAAAAGGCAAATTGACTGCCGAGGCAACAGTTTTCAAACGCGGTCGGACACTCATCATCGTTGACTGCATAGTACGCAACGATCAGGGAAAACCGGTATCCCGCAGCAGCGCCACACTCATGGTCATAGCGCCGCCGGCATGA
- the queD gene encoding 6-carboxytetrahydropterin synthase QueD, with translation MSKGKWRLKVKKEFSAAHQLRNYGGKCENMHGHNFGVELEVEGDRLDDRVEILVDFKVLKKELGEVLDTLDHKHLNSIPYFEHRNPSSENIARYIYEEMKKRIATEHVRVVYASVSEKESSVATYFED, from the coding sequence ATGAGCAAAGGCAAATGGCGCCTCAAGGTGAAAAAGGAATTCAGCGCAGCGCACCAACTGCGCAACTACGGCGGAAAGTGCGAAAACATGCACGGGCACAACTTCGGCGTTGAGCTTGAAGTGGAAGGAGACAGGCTGGACGACCGGGTTGAAATTCTGGTGGACTTCAAGGTTCTCAAAAAAGAACTTGGCGAAGTGCTGGACACTCTGGATCACAAGCACCTGAACAGCATTCCGTATTTCGAGCACCGCAACCCTTCTTCTGAAAATATCGCCCGGTATATCTATGAAGAGATGAAAAAAAGAATCGCCACGGAACATGTCCGGGTGGTTTACGCCTCTGTTTCGGAAAAGGAATCCTCTGTCGCAACTTATTTTGAGGATTAG
- a CDS encoding SLC13 family permease, translating into MEVSAIYIYERTPLILLFATGYLLYLVMSGAGLPGYMAARAVRFSRGRADALLLSLIAVSAGLSMFIPNAVTVLAMLPVIRRLAEKSPDLTTPLTLSIIYGANIGGMGSLIGSPANMLLIGVLDYFDVPGRGEISFFNWFEWALPLVLLFLVVAWRVACVALNDRKMRFYTEEIAVLPFRPSHARGLAVLAVYIGYWLLSSIAAEFSPVLRKYEPLGAGIFTLLFCGYVFGTGLVRPRDLIHRLPKRGIVLLGALGLLLVLAGFFRLDEHAADGFSLLLKYIEQDGCGGFTVYLAVAFAVIMLTEFLSNTVVSTAFFAVVVHMAGICALEQLPLLILVSTASTCAFMTPVATPCNSLAVGEMRGVSLRAMLLLGMLLNVVGAFLLSIWIREVVPLVYG; encoded by the coding sequence ATGGAAGTTTCGGCCATCTATATATATGAAAGAACACCCCTGATACTGCTTTTCGCCACCGGTTACCTGCTCTATCTGGTTATGTCCGGAGCCGGTCTGCCCGGCTATATGGCCGCTAGGGCAGTCCGCTTCAGCCGGGGAAGGGCGGATGCGTTACTGCTGTCACTCATAGCTGTTTCCGCAGGGCTCTCCATGTTTATTCCCAATGCGGTCACAGTGCTGGCGATGCTTCCGGTTATCCGCAGGCTGGCGGAAAAATCTCCTGATCTGACAACTCCCTTGACCCTGTCGATAATTTACGGGGCCAATATCGGCGGCATGGGGTCTTTGATAGGCAGCCCTGCGAATATGCTGCTCATTGGTGTCCTTGATTATTTTGATGTGCCGGGAAGGGGCGAAATCTCTTTTTTCAATTGGTTTGAATGGGCTCTCCCTTTGGTGCTGCTGTTCCTCGTTGTTGCTTGGCGTGTTGCCTGCGTGGCTCTTAATGATCGGAAAATGCGATTTTACACTGAAGAAATCGCTGTGCTGCCGTTTCGCCCGAGTCATGCAAGGGGGCTTGCTGTGCTGGCCGTCTACATCGGTTACTGGCTGCTTTCCTCCATTGCAGCAGAATTCAGTCCTGTCCTTCGGAAATATGAACCGCTTGGCGCAGGTATTTTCACTCTGTTGTTTTGCGGCTATGTCTTCGGGACTGGTCTGGTCCGTCCGCGTGATCTGATACACCGGTTGCCTAAGCGGGGTATTGTTCTTCTTGGTGCGCTGGGACTTCTTCTTGTCCTGGCCGGGTTTTTCAGGCTGGATGAACATGCCGCGGATGGCTTTTCCCTGCTGCTCAAATACATTGAGCAGGATGGTTGCGGCGGGTTTACGGTATATCTCGCTGTTGCCTTTGCAGTAATCATGTTAACTGAGTTTCTAAGCAATACGGTTGTATCTACAGCCTTTTTTGCTGTGGTTGTCCATATGGCAGGAATCTGTGCGCTGGAGCAGCTGCCTTTGTTGATTCTGGTCTCTACAGCCTCGACCTGCGCTTTTATGACCCCTGTAGCTACACCATGCAACAGTCTGGCAGTGGGGGAGATGCGCGGGGTTTCGTTACGGGCCATGCTGCTGCTTGGAATGCTTTTGAATGTCGTGGGTGCTTTTCTGCTCTCGATCTGGATAAGGGAGGTAGTCCCTCTGGTATACGGATGA
- a CDS encoding MotA/TolQ/ExbB proton channel family protein gives MDIATLIGILGGFGLIVATIIMGGNAGGFIDPPSVVVVFGGTFASAFIMFPMGVVLKSFKIALKGFFAKPNDPKAIIDQIVALAETARKESLVALEKVAIDNEYLKKGIILVADGTDGDLVRSIMEIEIDFMKKRHFQGQGVLKGMGTMAPAFGMIGTLIGLVQMLSNLSDPDAIGPAMAVALLTTLYGSILANVVFLPLAKKLEERSFEESLFMEIMVEGVVAIQKGEHPSIVKEKLQAFLAPAMRDASS, from the coding sequence ATGGATATTGCAACCTTAATCGGAATTCTGGGGGGCTTCGGCCTCATTGTCGCCACCATCATAATGGGCGGCAACGCCGGCGGTTTCATCGACCCTCCTTCCGTTGTAGTTGTTTTCGGGGGAACATTCGCTTCGGCGTTTATTATGTTTCCCATGGGAGTTGTCCTCAAATCTTTCAAGATTGCGCTCAAGGGCTTTTTTGCCAAACCGAACGACCCCAAAGCCATCATCGACCAGATTGTTGCTCTTGCCGAAACGGCCAGAAAAGAGAGCCTTGTGGCGCTTGAAAAGGTCGCCATAGACAACGAGTACCTGAAAAAGGGCATTATCCTCGTTGCCGACGGAACAGACGGAGATCTGGTCCGCTCAATCATGGAAATCGAGATAGATTTCATGAAAAAGAGGCACTTTCAGGGTCAGGGTGTATTGAAAGGCATGGGGACCATGGCCCCGGCATTCGGGATGATCGGGACACTCATAGGGCTCGTGCAGATGCTTTCAAACCTGAGCGACCCGGACGCCATCGGTCCGGCAATGGCGGTTGCGTTGCTGACGACTCTTTACGGCTCCATTCTAGCCAACGTTGTATTTCTCCCGCTGGCTAAAAAGCTGGAAGAACGCTCGTTTGAGGAATCTCTGTTCATGGAAATAATGGTTGAAGGTGTAGTGGCAATCCAAAAAGGAGAACACCCCTCAATCGTAAAGGAAAAACTGCAGGCATTCCTTGCACCGGCAATGCGCGATGCCTCTTCCTAG
- the dnaE gene encoding DNA polymerase III subunit alpha translates to MSEFVHLHVHTEYSLLDGAIRIKDLCQQAKDFGMPAVAITDHGSMFGAVNFYMTAMEMGIKPIIGCEVYVAPGDIDDENAHKSKEKRERYHLVLLAKNQQGYKNLIRLVSLGYLEGFHYKPRVSKYLLNKYSEGIIALSACLAGEVCRSLTQQGLDAGVDMARQYAEIFPNNFYLEIQCNGVREQEQANDLLIQCAERTGLPLVATNDCHYLTQDDYEAHDLLLCIQTQNKVDDVKRMRMETNELYFKPPEEFEQYFAHVPEAIANTQRIAEMCNLEIELGNYYFPEYELPEGMTLDTEFIRLCREGLKKRIENAPYEIDEKKYWDRLEYELGVITEMGFPAYFLIVQDFINWAKNNRIPVGPGRGSAAGSIVAWSLRITNLDPLPYDLLFERFLNVERVSMPDIDVDFCERRRLEVVKYCSEKYGWDHVAQITTYGTMKTKAVIKDVGRALGMHFSETDPIAKLIPDDPGVIAQLLGVKKAKITVENSVKAIPELQNMVDTDPKIAKLMDIAKRLEGMSRHASTHAAGVVISDKPMTDYLPLYRGKKGEIVTQYDMKKVEKVGLIKFDFLGLRTMTVIEDCLDIIRDQGKEAPDLDTLSLDDPTTFEIFSQGDTDGVFQVESSGMRKYLRMLKPNCFEDIIAMLALYRPGPLGSGMVDEFIKRKHGEIEVTYLWPTLEPSLAATYGVIVYQEQVMAAAMTIANYSLGEGDLLRRAMGKKIPEEMAKHRVRFLDGARENKIPEETANAIFDLMEQFAAYGFNKSHSAAYALISYYTAYLKAHFPVEFMAALMSTEMNNTEKIIMYINACRDMDVTVRQPDINLGMARFSVYEGDIIYGMAGIKNVGEEAIDEIVAERKKNGPFNDLVDFCTRVNLRRVTKRVMEYLIRAGAMDSLGVSRAGLIASLDKAVAYGQKKTKEKESGMINMLDMLGGAEDSTETPTISFEEFNMPEMDDQEMQRLEKEALGFYLTCHPLLSFRHEMNRLGLVTIEDCKQMGNGSQVRLGIVIPSYKEYITKKGDKMAFCQMEDMTGAGELTMLPNTYEVAAKFLDQDQPLLVKGKIDLRDQENGDSDGPKQAKVLAEEVTLLESAQAGCEEAVPLPVHHTLCTQEGIEELKAILSGYPGSAPVTLQLFLDEAICSLRLGHGYNIRPNGDFWREFNQWRRNGNGRKAAVQ, encoded by the coding sequence ATGTCTGAATTTGTTCATCTCCACGTCCATACCGAATACAGTCTGCTTGACGGAGCCATCCGCATCAAGGACTTGTGCCAGCAGGCCAAGGACTTCGGCATGCCGGCAGTAGCCATAACCGACCACGGCTCCATGTTCGGAGCGGTTAACTTTTACATGACCGCCATGGAAATGGGCATAAAACCGATCATCGGATGCGAAGTATATGTCGCCCCCGGTGACATTGATGACGAAAACGCACACAAGAGCAAGGAAAAGCGCGAGCGCTACCACCTCGTACTGCTGGCCAAGAACCAGCAGGGCTACAAGAACCTGATCCGACTTGTCTCGCTGGGCTATCTGGAAGGGTTCCACTACAAACCGAGAGTCAGCAAATATCTGCTCAACAAATACAGTGAAGGGATAATCGCCCTTTCAGCCTGTCTTGCCGGGGAAGTGTGCCGTTCCCTGACGCAGCAAGGTCTTGATGCAGGTGTTGATATGGCCCGGCAGTACGCTGAAATCTTTCCGAACAACTTCTATCTGGAAATCCAGTGCAACGGTGTACGTGAACAGGAACAGGCCAACGACCTGCTCATCCAGTGCGCCGAACGCACCGGGCTTCCTCTGGTGGCAACCAACGACTGCCATTACCTGACTCAGGATGACTACGAAGCCCACGACCTGCTGCTCTGCATCCAGACCCAGAACAAGGTGGACGACGTAAAGCGCATGCGCATGGAAACAAACGAACTTTACTTCAAGCCGCCCGAAGAGTTTGAGCAGTATTTCGCCCATGTACCGGAAGCCATTGCCAACACCCAGCGCATTGCCGAAATGTGCAACCTTGAGATTGAGCTCGGCAACTACTACTTCCCGGAATATGAACTTCCAGAAGGGATGACACTTGATACTGAATTTATACGGCTGTGCCGGGAAGGTCTGAAAAAACGCATTGAGAACGCCCCTTACGAAATTGATGAAAAGAAATACTGGGACCGCCTTGAATACGAGCTGGGAGTCATTACCGAGATGGGCTTTCCGGCCTACTTTCTCATCGTGCAGGACTTCATCAACTGGGCCAAGAACAACCGCATCCCCGTAGGCCCCGGACGAGGATCGGCAGCTGGTTCCATTGTGGCCTGGTCTCTGCGCATAACCAACCTCGATCCCCTGCCTTACGATCTTCTGTTCGAAAGGTTCCTCAACGTGGAACGTGTTTCCATGCCTGATATCGACGTGGACTTCTGCGAACGCCGCCGTCTGGAGGTTGTAAAATACTGCTCCGAAAAATACGGATGGGACCACGTTGCCCAGATAACCACCTACGGCACCATGAAGACCAAGGCGGTAATCAAGGACGTGGGCCGTGCCCTGGGCATGCATTTTTCCGAAACCGATCCCATCGCCAAGCTCATTCCGGACGATCCGGGGGTCATCGCCCAGCTTCTTGGGGTAAAAAAGGCCAAGATTACCGTGGAAAACTCGGTAAAGGCCATCCCCGAACTGCAGAACATGGTGGACACCGACCCCAAGATAGCCAAGCTCATGGATATCGCCAAGCGTCTGGAAGGAATGTCGCGCCACGCCTCCACTCATGCGGCCGGGGTCGTTATCTCCGACAAGCCCATGACCGACTACCTGCCTCTATATCGCGGAAAAAAGGGTGAAATCGTAACCCAGTACGACATGAAAAAGGTCGAAAAAGTCGGCCTGATCAAGTTCGACTTTCTGGGACTGCGCACCATGACCGTCATTGAGGATTGTCTGGATATCATCCGCGATCAGGGCAAGGAAGCACCTGATCTGGACACCCTTTCTCTGGATGATCCGACCACATTCGAAATTTTCAGTCAGGGCGATACGGACGGGGTCTTTCAGGTTGAATCATCCGGCATGCGCAAATACCTGCGCATGCTCAAGCCGAACTGCTTTGAGGACATCATCGCGATGCTCGCCCTCTACCGTCCCGGCCCTCTCGGCTCCGGAATGGTTGACGAATTCATCAAACGCAAGCACGGGGAGATTGAAGTAACATATCTCTGGCCCACTCTGGAACCGAGTCTGGCTGCCACATACGGTGTCATAGTCTATCAGGAGCAGGTTATGGCCGCGGCAATGACCATTGCCAACTACTCCCTCGGTGAGGGTGACCTGCTGCGCCGGGCCATGGGTAAAAAAATTCCTGAGGAAATGGCCAAGCACAGGGTCCGTTTTCTGGACGGTGCACGGGAAAACAAGATTCCCGAGGAAACGGCCAACGCCATCTTCGACCTCATGGAACAGTTCGCGGCTTACGGCTTCAACAAATCACACTCGGCCGCGTACGCGCTTATTTCTTACTACACAGCCTACCTCAAGGCTCACTTTCCGGTGGAATTCATGGCAGCGCTCATGAGTACTGAAATGAACAACACCGAAAAGATCATCATGTACATCAATGCCTGCCGGGATATGGACGTAACCGTACGCCAGCCGGACATAAATCTGGGCATGGCCCGTTTCTCGGTGTACGAAGGCGACATAATCTACGGCATGGCCGGAATCAAGAACGTTGGCGAGGAAGCTATTGATGAAATCGTGGCCGAAAGAAAGAAGAACGGACCATTCAATGACCTCGTTGATTTCTGTACAAGGGTCAACCTGCGCCGGGTAACGAAGAGGGTCATGGAATATCTGATCCGGGCCGGGGCCATGGACTCCCTCGGTGTTTCAAGAGCAGGACTGATCGCCTCTCTGGACAAGGCAGTTGCATACGGCCAGAAAAAGACCAAGGAAAAGGAATCCGGCATGATAAACATGCTGGACATGCTCGGCGGAGCGGAAGACAGCACGGAAACGCCGACCATCTCCTTTGAAGAATTCAACATGCCGGAAATGGATGATCAGGAAATGCAGCGTCTTGAAAAGGAAGCTCTCGGTTTCTACCTGACCTGCCACCCGCTGCTCTCCTTCAGACACGAAATGAACCGGTTAGGTCTGGTTACAATTGAAGATTGCAAGCAGATGGGCAACGGATCTCAGGTTCGCCTCGGCATAGTCATCCCCTCCTACAAGGAATACATCACCAAGAAAGGCGACAAGATGGCCTTCTGCCAGATGGAAGACATGACCGGGGCCGGTGAATTGACCATGCTGCCGAACACATATGAGGTTGCAGCCAAATTTCTGGATCAGGACCAGCCCCTGCTGGTCAAGGGCAAGATAGACCTGCGCGATCAGGAAAACGGAGACTCCGATGGGCCGAAACAGGCCAAGGTTCTGGCGGAGGAAGTGACTCTGCTCGAATCCGCCCAGGCTGGTTGCGAGGAAGCAGTCCCTCTCCCCGTTCACCACACTCTTTGCACCCAGGAAGGAATCGAAGAATTAAAAGCGATCCTCAGCGGCTATCCCGGCTCCGCTCCGGTCACACTGCAGCTGTTTCTGGATGAAGCCATCTGCTCCCTGCGGCTTGGACACGGCTACAACATCCGCCCCAACGGAGATTTCTGGCGGGAATTCAACCAGTGGCGCAGAAACGGTAACGGCCGGAAGGCTGCGGTACAATAA